The genomic interval TTAAAATTTATCGGCAAGATGATTGGTCCTGATTCTGGTGAAATAATTCTTTGAAGTGACTATCTTGTTCATATCTTGCATCATACGATCTATTTCCTTTTCACTAGTGCTGTCATATAAGCCTTTTACTGCACCCTTTTGATCTATGAGAATAAATGCGCCACTATGAATTACACTTCTATCGGCAAGCGAACTTTGAGAGGCTGTGATCAGATAATGATTTTGAGCCAGATCATAAATTTTTTCCCGATCTCCGGTAACTAAATGCCATTTGCTATTTGAAATATTCAGCCGCTGCGCATACTCTCTTAATACTGGTACCGAATCGTGTACAGGATCAAGGGTATGAGAGAGAAACAATACTTCTGGATTGTCTTTGAATGCATTGTATACTCGTAGCAATTGAGTTTTCATACGTGGACAAATAGTGGGGCAGGATGTAAAAAAGAATTCTGCTACATATACTTTATTAGAGAATGTTTCATTACTCACCCATAAACTATCCTGGTTTAAAAACTTAAATGGAGGAATAGCGCCATATCCTGTCTGGATAACCGGCGACCTCGATAATTGTCCTGCTGCGAGTTGATCTTCACTTACAAGTGGCAGGGGTTATTCTCCTGGCAACCACTTAGTTTTATGGCAAGTATCAGGAGGAGTAGCATGGTATTGAGCGCAAATAGTTTCATAAACGTAAAATTGTCAGTGTTTTAAATGCTTTTAAAACTGGTTATAAAAAGATAGGATCGATGCGTACACTTTTATAGTGGATAACCATCCCAAAAAGTTACTGTACTCTGGTTGAGGTTGGGAAGTAAAACTGAAGTTAAGCATAAACAGGAGTACAAAACAGATACTTCCCGTTATATCAGCTTCTACATATACGCTGCTTTTGATTGGTATCATATTGATTTATTAGGTATTAATAGATAATTTTTATACTACATTTAATTTGAAATAAAATCACTTCCTGCCAGGGCTGCATACAGAAATAGTAGATAATCCGGCCAGATAGGAACCTGTGAATTTTTCGTTATTGATGTTCCGATACGCAATCGGCCGTACCTCTGAACTAGCTAGTTCAATATCTGCATACTGCCAGGCTTGTCCAAACTGCTTTTTCACCTCCCTGGCCTCATTCAGTTTCTTCTGCCCGATCAAGCTCTGATACAACCCATTCAATGCCCATCCGTTTTTTGGGATAAAAAACAAATCATCTTTAAACACCTTCTCAGCTTCTTTGTATTGCCTATTTTCCAGTAATACAGCTCCCAGTGAATGCCGAACGGAGAAAAACCAGTCTGGAGGTTCGTTGTAATTGAGCTTATCTTCTATGTCAGTGGCCTCTTGTAACAAACTGATAGCTGTATTATTATTTCCTTCTTTACGCAGGATCTCGGCTTGTAATACCCGGCTGGCAATTTCGATCAACTTGTCTGCCCCATTCAACTCCCAGATGGTAATTGTTTTTAAGGTGCTATCCTGCATAAGTGTTTTCAAAGTCTTCAGTTCCTGTTTTGCCTCTGGCAATTTATTTTTTCCGGCGAAAGCCATTCCCCTGGCATAGCGCCACACTGACTGAGGGTACACCAGATCACTGGCAGGTTGAGGTAAAGTCAGAATATGATCCCATTGCATAAATTTTACGAGTACATAATGTGGAATCATGCGGTAATGCTGCAAAGTTTGCATTCCTGCCTCCCGCATTACAGTAGTATCTACATGGCTGGCTACCCTAAAAGCGGCATTAATAGATGTTTCGCCCCTGCCTTCAAACGCAGCAGTAGCCGCCAGAAAATGAATATTATGTGGAAAATACACCAGCGGATACGCTCCCTGGCTGTTACAATTAGTAATGTACAAACTATCTACTTCAGCGGCTTTTTCGTTCACCATAGAACCTTTGTGGTAGTCGCCGGTGCGGATATAAATATGCGAAGGCATGTGCACAATATGTCCGGCGCCTGGCATCAAATCATATAAACGGTCTGCGCTGGCTAAACCTCTTTCCGGAGTGGCAGAGGCTTCCACTACATGGATATATAAATGATTGGCACCAGGATGATGGGGATTCCGCTTTAATACGCTTTCAATCGTATGTACAATTTCATGTGTCCAAGGTTTAGGTTCACCCCGTCTGGTATACAAATCCCATGGATGCAGATTCATTAAGGATTCTGCATACAAACTAACAATATCATCATGGCTTGTAAACTGCTCATACACTTTACTCATTGCTTCTGCATACGCCTTGTCTAATATCGATTGGTCTTTTGTTTTTTCATAGGAATACCGTGAAACAGAAGCTTGGATCAAGGCTCTTTCCCAGTCTGTAGCATTATGGCTGTATTCTACTGCTTTCTGTGTCAGGCGCTGCGCTTCTGCTTGTTTGGCTTCTTCCATGGCTGCATTATAATTAGTCCCCAACACATAGGCGGCTCCCCAGTAACACATCGCACAAGTAGAATCCAGCCGTATCGCTTCCCGGTACGAACGCTCTGCTTCTCCGTGATTAAATCCGTAGGTGAGATTCAGTCCCTGGTTAAAAAAGCGATGCGCCATGGCCGATTGTGAAGTGACCTTAAGTTCATGCTTTCCCAGATTATCAAAGAGAGGCGCATGATATGTTTCAACACTTTTAGGTGGCTTGCATGACAGCAATAGGCCACATGTCAACAGCAGAGCATAGTTGCTTATGAATTTGTTTGCATAAGTAAATAAACCTTTCATTGCCTTGAAATTTTATGGCCAGATATATGTTTTGTATGAATAGTTTGCCGTATTTCCGTGAAGCAAAAGTAATGGCGACTGGTTCGGCAAAAAAATTAAGCAAGTAGACAAGAAGTAGACAGCACAAGTATTTGTATCAATCCTATGTTGATATCAGGTATGTAAGCCGGAAATTTATATTTTTTCTTCCCGAAAGCGTTTATTTCCCACACAGCAACGGCTGAGACTTTATAATCATCAACCTATGATTTGCATCGCTGGCAGCAAAAAAATAATTGGATAAGGTATCACTTTATTGGTAATTTTTATAAATTTCTCGCTATGAAACCTATCGTTCAAATTTCACTCGACCTTACCAATATTGACGAAGCCCTGGAAACCGCTGCCTTAGCTATGCGAGCAGGTATAGACTGGCTGGAGGCTGGGACCCCACTCATTCTGGCTGAGGGTCTCCATGGAGTACGCAAATTACGGGCTGCCTTTCCTGGTGTTCCCATTGTGGCTGACCTCAAAACCATGGATGGTGGATATCTGGAAGTAGAAATGATGGCAAAAGCTGGGGCTACGCATGTGGTGGTAATGGCCAGGGCACATGAAGAAACCATTAAATGTGTAGTAAAGGCAGGAAAGGATTTTGGCGTGAAAGTGATGGGCGATAACATGGTTTGTCCGGATATGGTAGCTGGAGCCAGATGGCTCGAAGACCTAGGCTGCGATTATGTTATCCATCATATCGGCTACGACGAACGCCGGGGAATTGCGGCCCGGGGTAAACGTATGCCCAGTCCGCTGGACCAACTCCGGGAAGTCGTGCAAGCCGTGCGGATTCCGGTTCAAGCTGTAGGTGGACTTAGTCTGGAACAAGCCATTCGCTGTCCGGAGTATGGAGCGCCACTGGTTGTTTTGGGAGCTCCTTTAACCATTGATGCAGATTCTTTTAAAACGGCAAATGGTGATCTAGAAAGTTCGCTCCGGCTGATCTGTGAGAAAATTCATGCGTACGGCGAAGTACCTGTCGCTGGCGCTTAACTTATTTTTTACCTTCAACTTAATTTTAACCTGATGAATCATGCTGCAGTAGTGAATTTTGCTCCCGAAAAGGGCTCTGTTGAACTTCGTGAAATTCCCAAACCAGAGATTGGGGAAGAAGATGTATTGCTGGAAGTAGCCAATGTAGGAGTATGTGGCAGCGATCTTCACCAATGGACAGCTGACCATAGCTGGCAGGTAAATTATCCGGTGGTACTGGGACATGAATTTGGCGGTTATATCGCCCAGAAAGGCAGCCGGGTTTCGGGCTGGAAAGAAGGCGACCGGGTAGTAAGCGAAACAGCCGC from Rhodocytophaga rosea carries:
- a CDS encoding orotidine 5'-phosphate decarboxylase / HUMPS family protein, whose amino-acid sequence is MKPIVQISLDLTNIDEALETAALAMRAGIDWLEAGTPLILAEGLHGVRKLRAAFPGVPIVADLKTMDGGYLEVEMMAKAGATHVVVMARAHEETIKCVVKAGKDFGVKVMGDNMVCPDMVAGARWLEDLGCDYVIHHIGYDERRGIAARGKRMPSPLDQLREVVQAVRIPVQAVGGLSLEQAIRCPEYGAPLVVLGAPLTIDADSFKTANGDLESSLRLICEKIHAYGEVPVAGA
- a CDS encoding SCO family protein, with the protein product MSNETFSNKVYVAEFFFTSCPTICPRMKTQLLRVYNAFKDNPEVLFLSHTLDPVHDSVPVLREYAQRLNISNSKWHLVTGDREKIYDLAQNHYLITASQSSLADRSVIHSGAFILIDQKGAVKGLYDSTSEKEIDRMMQDMNKIVTSKNYFTRIRTNHLADKF
- a CDS encoding tetratricopeptide repeat protein, which translates into the protein MAHRFFNQGLNLTYGFNHGEAERSYREAIRLDSTCAMCYWGAAYVLGTNYNAAMEEAKQAEAQRLTQKAVEYSHNATDWERALIQASVSRYSYEKTKDQSILDKAYAEAMSKVYEQFTSHDDIVSLYAESLMNLHPWDLYTRRGEPKPWTHEIVHTIESVLKRNPHHPGANHLYIHVVEASATPERGLASADRLYDLMPGAGHIVHMPSHIYIRTGDYHKGSMVNEKAAEVDSLYITNCNSQGAYPLVYFPHNIHFLAATAAFEGRGETSINAAFRVASHVDTTVMREAGMQTLQHYRMIPHYVLVKFMQWDHILTLPQPASDLVYPQSVWRYARGMAFAGKNKLPEAKQELKTLKTLMQDSTLKTITIWELNGADKLIEIASRVLQAEILRKEGNNNTAISLLQEATDIEDKLNYNEPPDWFFSVRHSLGAVLLENRQYKEAEKVFKDDLFFIPKNGWALNGLYQSLIGQKKLNEAREVKKQFGQAWQYADIELASSEVRPIAYRNINNEKFTGSYLAGLSTISVCSPGRK